In one Umezawaea sp. Da 62-37 genomic region, the following are encoded:
- a CDS encoding MbtH family NRPS accessory protein, translating into MQDDIRFQVLVNDEEQYSLWPLANDVPAGWRPTGTTGGKQECMDHVDQVWTDMRPRSLRERMSSDS; encoded by the coding sequence ATGCAGGACGACATCCGGTTCCAGGTCCTCGTCAACGACGAGGAGCAGTACTCCCTGTGGCCGCTGGCCAACGACGTTCCCGCCGGGTGGCGGCCCACCGGCACCACGGGCGGCAAGCAGGAGTGCATGGACCACGTCGACCAGGTGTGGACGGACATGCGTCCGCGGAGCCTGCGCGAGCGCATGTCCTCCGACAGCTGA